A window from Sus scrofa isolate TJ Tabasco breed Duroc chromosome 2, Sscrofa11.1, whole genome shotgun sequence encodes these proteins:
- the DNAJC18 gene encoding dnaJ homolog subfamily C member 18, with protein sequence MAATLGGGERWTEAYIDAVRRNKYPEDRPPESHDPCGCCNCMKAQSEKKPENEWTQTRQGEGNATYTEEQLLGVQRIKKCRNYYEILGVSRNASDEELKKAYRKLALKFHPDKNCAPGATDAFKAIGNAFAVLSNPDKRLRYDEYGDEQMTFTAPRARPYNYYRDFEADITPEELFNVFFGGHFPTGNIHMFSNVTDDTHYYRRRHRHERMQTRKEEEEDKPQTTYSAFIQLLPVLVIVIISVITQLLAANPPYSLFYKSTLGYTISRETQNLQVPYFVDKNFDKAYRGASLRDLEKTIEKDYIDYIQTSCWKEKQQKSELTNLAGLYRDERLKQKAESLKLENCEKLSKLLGLRRGG encoded by the exons CTTACATTGACGCAGTTAGAAGAAACAAATACCCAGAGGACAGACCTCCTGAAAGTCATGACCCCTGTGGTTGCTGTAACTGCATGAAGGCACAGAGTGAAAAGAAGCCTGAGAATGAGTGGACTCAGACCCGACAGGGTGAGGGGAATGCCACTTACACTGAAGAGCAGTTGCTTGGAGTACAAAG GATCAAGAAATGCAGAAATTACTATGAAATTCTGGGAGTTTCACGAAATGCCAGTGATGAAGAGCTTAAGAAAGCTTACCGAAAACTTGCCCTGAAATTTCATCCTGACAAGAACTGTGCTCCTGGAGCTACAGATGCTTTCAAAG cGATAGGAAATGCCTTTGCAGTCCTGAGCAATCCTGACAAGAGACTCCGCTATGATGAATATGGAGACGAACAGATGACTTTCACTGCCCCTCGAGCCAGACCATATAATTATTACAGGGACTTTGAAGCAGACATCACTCCAGAAGAGCTGTTCAACGTCTTCTTTGGAGGGCATTTTCCTACAG gaaACATTCATATGTTCTCAAATGTGACAGACGACACTCACTATTACCGCCGGCGGCACCGACATGAGAGGATGCAGACacggaaggaggaggaagaagataaaCCTCAG acTACATATTCTGCATTTATTCAGTTACTTCCAGTTCTGGTGATTGTGATCATATCTGTGATTACTCAGCTGCTAGCTGCTAATCCCCCGTATAGTCTGTTCTATAAATC GACCTTGGGCTACACCATTTCTAGAGAAACCCAAAACCTACAGGTGCCTTACTTCGTGGATAAAAACTTTGACAAGGCCTACAGAGGAGCCTCTCTGCGTGACCTGGAGAAGACGATAGAGAAGGACTACATTGATTACATCCAGACGAGTTGCTGGAAGGAGAAACAGCAAA AGTCGGAGTTGACCAATTTGGCAGGATTATACAGAGATGAACGATTGAAGCAGAAAGCAGAGTCGCTGAAACTTGAAAACTGTGAAAAACTCTCCAAACTTCTTGGCCTACGCAGAGGGGGCTGA